In Pseudorasbora parva isolate DD20220531a chromosome 9, ASM2467924v1, whole genome shotgun sequence, the sequence CTTCAGGTTCTTGGAGCATTTCATCCTGAATGGCTCTGATCCCAAGGCCCTGGATGCAGTGCTAAAACAGCTCAATGACCCAAACAGAAAAAACCCTCAGGAGTTGGACAAGGCTATAGTTGGTATAAGCAGCTTCGTATTGTTATTAGTGTTATGAGCTGGATTCTTATTCACAGATGAAGCAGCATGTACTGAATCACCACTGAATAATGCATAATTTTTACCAGTGATTCATTTCTAACTGTGTCTATCACAAAGatgtcatttaaagggttagttcaccctaaaatttaaattctgtcaataattacttaccctaatgtcgttcgacacccgtaagacctctgtgcATCTTTGGAACAAAAATTAaggtatttttgttgaaatccaatgggtcagaaaggctttcattgacatCAATGTAATTTCCTTTCTCAAGACCCAAAAAAGCCACcaaagatgtcgttacaaagcccatctcactacagtgactctacaataattttaatgaatcaacgagaatagtttttgtacaCAAAAAAAACCCCTGAATAACGACTTCTATAGTTTTGGGccaattttaaaataaagattcgattcagtgtatcgattcatgatttggatcgccaatgtcacgtgattttagcagtttggcagtttgacacgtgatccaaatcatgaatcaatacgctgattcattaacattcaaatctttgttttgaaatcggcccaatgggcccatcactatacaagtcattaTTCGGGggtttgcgcacaaaaactattctcgtcgcttcatgaaattattgtagaatcactgtagtgagatgggctttgtaacgacgtctttagtgccttttatgggtcttaagagagaggaaatgacattggtgtcaatgaaggcctttctgagccatcggattccaacaaaaatatcttcatttgtgttctgaggatgaacggaggtcttactgttgtcgaacgacattaaggtaagtaattaatgacagcattttcatttgtgggtgaactaaccctttaatatccaaTTTCAAATGGCTGATTTCAAAATCCAACTTATTTTGGTTTTCTAATTTAGGACACATTCATCAAGTAAAGGACAATCTGAGCAAGAAACCCAAAGAGCTCATTCCCACCATGTTTCCAAATACCTGAGGTTAGTTACATTCAGTTAACCTATAGCTGATATCATATTATTATCTTACATCTATGCACACTATAGAGTAGACCCATGTCTCTTTAGCTGAAGCATTCAGTTCTGTTGTTATTTTTGAGATTACCCGTGACTGACAAACAATGTCGTGTCCTTTAGGTTTGCCTGGTGCGTTCCTTGCAGCGCTACATGGGGTTCTGACAGCCAGTGGCTATGAGCAGGCTGTCCGAGACACCATGAGCTGCGGTGGATGCACCTCTAGCAGGAGCTCCTTCATTGGCGCCTGCATCGGAGCTCAGGTATACAAAAAATAATGAGCTTGTGATTTCTGATTTATGTGTTTGACCACATTTTTCTATCATAATACAAAGTAGTCCATGTAATCAAGGTCAAATTCTTCTTGTGTTAACTGTTGTTGAACACTATCTTTGACTAATCATCAGGTGTTTATGTCATACATGACAGAATGACTATGCCGTAATTGCAATTTGTGGCTCTCAATATCTGATACTGTGacacttgtttgtttttttgttgtttttttcaggtGGGAGTTGAAGGAATTCCAAGTTCCTGGAAAAGCAAGACTTTGCGTTACAACGCTTTGTTAGATCTTGCAAAGAAAGTTGTTCACCTCCAACAGCTTTAACTTTTTAGTGTGCAAAGTGTGGAAAATAACAGATATGAATGTAAaagcatactttttttttttttgcctaaaGATCAACTTGGTTGTGATTTTGATGAAACAGTTCATGAAAGTTATAGCTCGAAATACTAAAAAGTTATAACTTGATAcctttgttttattaaatcacAAGGCATGCAGAAAATTGCATATATTGTGGCATTAAACTAATGTTCAGTGAAAACACTTTGTATTTGTTTGTTGTTATTATTGACTGATAGCGCCATCTAGTGGACATCATGAAAAACCTCAGACCTgatttgaatgaaaaaaaacatgatttttttttttttgacaggtttgcatttttttttaaagacaaagcAAGCATTAACATTGGACATTTTAATGTTCATGTCaccatattttatttgatttatttttttgtaattttctaTTATTCCTTGCTGGATTTGTTTAACAGCCAGGGTCCTATTGCACaatactaggataagggattaagccgggatattttgatgatcctggctcaatttatccgctaatacagttatctttcattatcgttatcgttcttggtatgtgtttgccttcagggtatgtttacatgacagctgtgtactaaattttgcataaaaaaatgacaagatcaccaagatatcccggcttaatcccttatcctagttttgtgcaataggcccctggacttattattatttatttttacgttttgttatttaaaggcgCACAATGTAGTATTTGCTAGATAACCCACAGAATAaggtcataacatcattttaaacacacttaaatgtatctaatatgataaagaGAGATAATATGAAAAATCATAATTAAAATCCTGCTGCTCGCGAACAGTGTGTTCGGCGCTCCAGGAgcgccttgctcagctccaaaacactcggtcctgctctgcttcacactacagtaacgttaataatcacatccatgaacatgatttctgctagcctagaaatctagacgcaccctagcggcagcaaatctaatctgccgcgagtgtcgtctagcaactctcaatacacttctgaccgtggagatccgcttttgcgacacgactgaagcgtgatgttgtgacacTTGCCGTCatttgtgcattaaaaacagttcaaatgcagcgctgccttcctggaatgctatgcgggcgcgttaaagtcgcttgacATCACCCGTAGGAATAAAGTGTggtgcgacagaagtgttgcacggacaagTGGATCGGCAACTtttgctgtaaaaaccaaactctggttgggccaatcacatcttgTACACACTcacatttagcttagcccactaagcccagttcattcactatggtaccaaacagagatcaagttagaagcgaccaaactcctccatgttttccctatttaaataccgTTACACGAATATTTAAAACGAtctagtatggtgacataaaataaaatgtggcgcttttctaagtggattaaaaaggagaactataatgtatggcggaatagcacttctgagagaaCTTCAACTCGGCACGGTAAAAAGTCCCGGCGGAAACATCCTTGCTCATATCTCCCAGCAgttttgtgaacagcagttttcaattctttccacagattctcgattggattcaggtctggactttgacttggccattctaacacctggatatgtttatttttgaaccattccattgtagattttgctttatgttttggatcattgtcttgtcggaagacaaatctccatcccagtctcaggttttttgcagactccatcaggttttcttccagaatgatccggtatttggctccatccatcttcccatcaattttaaccatcttccctctCCCTGCTGAAggaaagcaggcccaaaccatgatgctgccaccaccatgtttgacagtggggatggtgtgttcagggtgatgagctgtgttgcttttacgccaaacataaccttttgcattgttgccaaaaagttgtcaattttggttttatttgaccagagcaccttcttccacatgtttggtgtgtctcccaggtggcttgtggcaaactttaaacgtcactttttttcttcttgccactcttccagaaaggccagattcGTGCAGTAtatgactgattgttgtcctatggacagagtctcccacctcagctgtagatctctgcagttcatccagagtgatcatgggcctcttggctgcatctctgatcagtcttctccttgtatgagctgaaagtttagagggacggccaggtctcggtagatttgcagtggtctgatactcagATACCATTTCAATagtatcgcttgcacagtgctccttgggatgtttaaagcttgggaaatctttttgtatccaaatccggctttaaacttctccacaacagtatctcggacctgcctggtgtgttccttgttcttcatgatgctctctgcgctttaaacggacctctgagactaccacagtgcaggtgcatttatacggagacttgattacacacaggtggattctatttatcatcattagtcatttaggtcaacattggatcattcagagatcctcactgaacttctggagagagtttgctgcactgaaagtaaaggggccgaattaTTTTGCACgcacaatttttcagtttttgatttgttaaaaaagtttgaaatatccaataaatttcattccactttatgattgtgtcccacttgttgttgattcttcacaaaaaattacagtttcatatcattatgtttgaagcctgaaatgtggcaaaaggtcgcaaagttcaagggggccaaatattttcgcaaggcactgtaggAAAAGTCACGAAAAAAGATGTGATTGTCGAGTGATGGTGCTAAACGCACATGATCATTGTCTTAAAAGGTAATTTAAAGATGCTAGCCTATACACAAAAAATTGCACACTAAAATGCGTTTCTTCTTGATGTCAGAATTATTATGATTTATGGTTAGTTTATTGACGTTAACCATGGGAaaccaaatatatatttattgcaataatacAATCAATTAAACTAAATCTAGCATGGAGGAAGCCTATAATTACAAAGTAAAGTCGCTGTGATTGTTTCTAAAGTAAGcactcaaataaatgtgtgtgacaAAGTGGAGACATGCGACTCCCCatgtctccccctcccccctattgacagaaatgagagagtgagggagaatattttttataactatatttaaataattacactttacttatatttcttattttatttgatggcaaattatgttgttttttatttgcttcctgTTATTCAGACCTTAAGTTTGTCAGGCTACGCTACGTAAGTGACTAATACATTCAGCCTTTTACAATATTAATgtcctattatttatttattcattcatacaGTATGTGGATTTATGTATCAAGCTAAATGTGCCCAAATATTAAGTTAACATTCTCGCACACTTTGGTTCTGTAGCAAAACCAAATACTATAGGCAGACTATGTGTGTTATATTTTATAGCTAAACTGCTGTCTAAGTAGGCGGCACGCTACGGTTTGACAGACATCCGCTGGCTCTCGTAGAGTTTGTCCTTCCtcttcacactcactcactccaacAGCTGCTCCTCTGCGTTAGCAGCTAACGTACACTACTGACAGATACACCACAATACAAACACCAGACAGCCTTAACATAGCTTTAGGcggttatatatttttttactaacGATAGGTACATTTCCAGGAGCGCTTTTTACATGGACTACACGCTAATTACGACAAAGCGAGCTGAATTCATACGTGTTTTGGCCGGACGAAGAGAGGCTATAGCAGGCTAATCTGTGTTTGCTAACAGGCTTCAGTTCAGACTGAAGGTTTGAAACAGTACGTTAACTGTTATATTCATAAACACAGACATGGAGTTCAACGTTAGACAGCTAGCAGCAGACGCGGGCACTTTCCTCAGCCGTGCTGTGCAGGTATGATGTCTTTAAATTACTTTAAACTCCTCAAGACAAGGCTTGGAGTCTTTTGCGTTTGTTTTTAAACTGTTTCCATTTAACTTAAcgttactttacttaaaaaGGACAGTGCCGCCAAATTGGCAGTTGTGTGTCTCAATCTGACAGTCTTTCACTCTTCTGATGAGCAGAATGTTATGGACTGACATTCCGAAGTAACAAAGACTATCATTCTGCCTTATCTTCTTTTGGTGCTttacataaaatgcatataaatccAAATTCAACAAAATTACTATTCGCTATTCCTTTACTAAGTATAATATTACaactaaatgtattaatattaatatgatttgtactaaatatattaatttattttacatttattgactGTATGTATGTCAACTGTAATAAGTCAAATTTAATGAGGCAAATGTTACTTTAAAGTCTTgtcttaaaacattttatttttgagatacgttttacttaattttagtctttattttgatatcacTGAAGAAGTGAAGTCATATGTTGGCCAGATATGCTACTTAGGTCAGCAGCTCACTAGACCACAGTTGGAATGTGTGAACTAAGTCAGCTGTAAAAAGTCAAATGTACTGTAATATGTAAACTTAACTTCTGATATGTCGTGTGTCAGAACTGTCGGTCAACAAATGTCTGTTTGCAATCCACACAGTTCACAGAGGAGAAGTTTGGGCAGGCGGAGAAGACTGAGCTGGACGCCCATCTGGAGACCCTTTTGATTCGGGCAGAATCCACCAAACACTGGACGGAGAAGATCATGAAGCAGACCGAAGTTGTGCTGCAGCCGAACCCTAGTAAGAAGAAATGCATGTGATTAAACTGGAATGTAGTTCAGCAATACTGCAAGTCACCATTTGTGCTCAGAAGAGAGGAAATGAACTCAGCGTTACAGTTTGTGAAGTCATCCCGCTATTGCAGTTAGCCTAATTGCAGGAGAACAGTGTTAAGTTCCCCATCTGTTCCTGGCAATGGGATTAGGATCCAGCCCTAATGATGAGTACTTGTAGCTGTTTAGACAGGAAGTCAAAACAAGTTGGTTATATCTTGCATTTATGATCTTAGATTATCTcagaaataagaaaaaaaacctcTTTATTTGGCTTTTCATGGCATAGATGTTCACGTTGCTTTATTTCCCAAGCAGCATAAATGGGAAAGgctcatgattttttttcttgacGCACACAGATCCACAGTAACTCTTTGTAAGAGATTTGTTTTATATTCAGCAGCAGTAATTTGTGCCTGTGGTTGACAGGCCTTGCTTAAGAGGTTGCATGTGGTCTCATCTGACTCTTGCTGGTCTTAATTGAATTTGTTTGATGTGTGTAGATGTCCGGATGGAGGGGTTCCTTTATGAGAAGCTGGACAAAAAAGTCCCAACACGTGCCAACAACCACGAGTTGCTAGGGGAGTGCTTGATCGACTCAGGACACGAGTTCGGACCTGGAACAGCATACGGTGAGCTCATTACATGATCTCCCCCCACTGACCCTGGACCTGAAAGTCTTGGCTAGATTTTGGGGCTATGAACATGAAATGATTGTGATGTCACACAAAGAAAACACACTTCTTCAGACAAGCAGCTTTAAGTGAAGAAGAATCATCTATTGATCTCTTAAACATTATGtattgatgtttattataaaggGATACATATGGTTTATAGTgaagaaatatatttgaaatgaaaaataaattaactgTATATCTTTTTGTTAACCACTGTACTTTCTTATAAGCAAGATTAATTCAGTTTATTAGTCCATGGTCATAAAACTAATTTTATTCTCTTTATACAACTAATATGTATCCAATTATGTATCTAGAGATATACATGTATACTAGGcttaatttatttgatcaaaaatacagtaaaaacgaattaattaaaaataaagtaaaaacaattatgttgtgaaatattattacaatttaaaattgattTCTATTTGACTATATTGtacaatataatttattcctgatgGTAAAGCAAAATTTTctacatcattactccagtcttcagtgtcacatgatccttcaaaaatcagtctaatatgctgatttgctgctaaaAAGTCTTATTattgtcaatgttgaaaacattttatttacagtttcaatatttttgtgcaaaccataatacattttctttttaagGATTCATTGATGATtagaaaattcaaaagaaaagtatttatttaaaaatagaaatattagaagttttggtaacacttttgtATGGGGAGCACATACTCACTATTGcctgacttttgcctcaaaaagctcctaatttactgcttattaataattAGTGAGGTAGATGTTGTAGCTTTTAAGTTTAGATATTGGATAGGATTAAGTGTTGTaaaatatggtcatgcagaataaagcattaatatgtgctttataagtactaataaacagccaatatatataatataggtTTATAGGTTGAAAAAATCCGGAAATGTGGCTGTTAATCTACATCTAAATACTGTGTATTATATTCTGTGAATGTAATTTCAAACTGATGAATGTTTCTTAAAGAGTGTGTGGGCTGAGATGAATGTGTTCTCATCCTCTGGTGTGCTGCAGGTAGTGCTCTCATTAAATGTGGAGAGACTGAGAAGCTATTAGGCAGCGCAGAGAAAGAGTTCATTCACAGCTCTGCTATTAATTTCCTCACTCCCTTCAGGAACTTCATTGAGGGAGATTTTAAAACCATATCTGTGAGTATCAGCATACCATTGAACATACAGTACCTTTGACCATTATATTACATCTTTTTAACTGTTGCATTCCTCTTTTGTTGTGTTCTTTCTATACAGAAAGAGCGCAAACTGCTTCAGAATAAGCGTCTAGATCTGGATGCAGCCAAAAACAGAATGAAGAAGGCCAGGGTGGCTGATGCTCGCTCTGCAGTTagtattttacacacacacacacacacacacacacacacacacacacacacacacacacacacacacacacacacacacacacacacacacacacacacacacacacacacacacacacacacaaacacacacacaattttatacTAAACTGCTTTTTCCTTAAGTGCTATATCTAGCTTATCCAGAGATGAATTTAGACGAGTGAAAGCCGTTTTTCACCTATCCCACGCTAGTCGCCAGCTCTCTAATGCTCTTAGCTCAGTGTAACTAACAGAGGTGATGCCTGTGAAATGCCCTTCTGCGTGTGCGCTGCTGTCTTTGGATCTCTAACCCCTTATTTTTCCCAGTTCTCTCATTATGTCTCTatttctctgtctgtctgcttACCTGCCTCCGTCCGAAGGAGCTGAACTCAAGTTCTCCGCTGGGAGAGGAGTATGTGGCTCACTTTTCTTACATGCTCAGTTTCTTGCATGTCAGGTGGCTAAAGGTTTGTCTGCTgtgtctaataaaacatctgTCCTCTCTTGCCCTTCACCAAATCCACCATCTTTGGAGAGAATCATTCTGTGGAAAGAACATTTTTACATTCAACAACACATTGTTATCAACACATGCTTGTCTAACCGAACCAAAATAGACGTGctaatttatgcatttttgtgtTTACTTAACCTCATAGCTGGTAAAAGCACATTCTAATTTGTAAGATGTGTTTAACAAGCAATCTATTTACCTTTGAGGGCAACAGAATGCAGTTACTGTGTTTGGTGTGGTTTTCTATCTCTGTCCATTGATAATATACAAATcctcttcatctgtgtctgcaCAGTCACAGCTAACAGATGCACACTATAAATGATCTATTATTAGATTTTTTGCTTTCCATTTAAAATATCAGCTGATATTGGATATTTAATTGTGATGGTGAttgttttaaatttatatttgcCATCATCTATACTGGCGTTCAAAAGTTTTtgatcagtaagattttttatgtttttagtagtctcttatgctcaccaaggctgcatttattttattaaaaatacaaaaaatctttaatatcgtgaaatattattaaaatgtaaaataactctTTAAATCAATGCCGCCATGATGAGTGtaagatatttattttaaaaacagcaGTGTAACTCTTAATttcctttaaaatatttaaataataatttattaacactGTTAAATGTAATCGGTAGcacaaaaattttttttatatatatatatatatatatatatatatatatactgtacagttttttacagtacattcatttgtagcatttaaaactattgattttagtgttttttattAGGACAAAATagtatagaatatatatattagcattttattttattaatatccTTATTTTATAAACCTATAAAGAAATTATAAATAGTCATTAAGTTTTTTAAtgtgcatttaaatatatttcaaaatggtATAGAATTCTTTAAAAATGCAAGATCCATTACTTCAGTTAACTTGTGAAAACTTTTCAGTAAATGTTTCCTGTTGAGGTGAATGTGTTTGGCTCGTGTTTCAGTGTTGTGCATGTGCTTATTCCTGTTATTCCTCATCATAAACGGGAACAGCTCGCTATTTTGGTTCATCCCAGTGAATGTGTCTGTGCATGAATGGTGACTCTTCTCTTACATAACGGCTCCAGCCGGTTATGAAAGTTGTTGATTGTGAGGAGTGATCAGTTTGTGGTTTGAGTTGAGCTGTTTCCTTGACCTGACACGTTTGTTACTGTTTCTGAATGCTGGCCAGCTGTGGGCTGAGGAGGTGCAGCAGGTAAGTGCGCTTGAGTCTTTCCTCCCATAACACTGTTGAAGAAAACAGCTTTTATCAAGGAAAGGAGACAGCTGACCTGTTATCTGTGCTAGTGCTGTCTGACGTCAACTCACCCTGCCATGTGAATGAGGAACTCAAACATCATACTTGtgtccagcagagggagctccAAACTTGATTATATTCCCACATGCCTCTCACATTTACTTTGCACGGAAAGCAGCTTAGACCAGACATCTGTGTGATTCTGTGCCTCTTTGTGGGGATACATGTGAtgtgattttgtgtgtgtgtgtgtttcccccaGGCAGAAACAGAATTGAGGATAGCTCAGAGTGAGTTTGACCGGCAGGCCGAGATCACCAGACTTCTGCTGGAGGGTATCGGCAGCACTCATGTACGCTCACACATCCTTTGTGTTTATCAGTGATTCCTGCAGCATATGCAGCACCATGGCAAAATAATGCTTTACCAGAGGTAAAGGGTCAGTTCATCCCAAAAAGAATTCTGTCGTCGTCACCCTcgtgatgttccaaacctgtatgtctTTTTTGATTTTcttaaagggtacataacacagtttctgccaattTCTCAGTTCCCTGTGAtaatcttgagtacctgtatagagtagtattgcatctttcatatctcagaagagtagttttttcatatttattaaagacataagctgtaccgattctttccAAAAAAACTGACAAATTTATGGAGGTGTGCAGTGGGCCAAGTTAAAGAGTCACAagcacacacgcatacacacccatgactcacaCAAAATACATCATGGGATTATCCCTGGATAATTTTCTATTCACTATATGTTCGTGTTGTTTACATTACATGCCCtttaaggtgcactatgtagtattattgctgtaaaatatccaaaaaccattaggccagtgttatacagtttgttcagttgagtacttatattctaaatgtttctaactatttttaaattgtgagaaaattgctattttaaccaaagagccgggacgtctgagggagtcgcctgtcaattgcatagtatctgcgttaccctcggtttctggttttatttggcagaagcgctttactattagtagtgtgaacaagtgtcacagcagcagctgagcgaacgcacagactAATGTTACaacatcattttaaatgtatctaatatgataaacagagctgcgttacctcatgaCATTAAAAGCAGAAATAGCGCCGGTGactgtcccatcataataaaagtcccccGCTGCTCGCGAAGCATGCGTTGTTCATCTCAATTATaattgctccagcggccttgctcagctgaacaacactcggtcctgctctgcttcatactacagtaacattaataaccgcatccatcaacatgatttctgccagagtcctatccgattctttttcaccggctgtgaggtgaagaccacatgtcccaagattctgagttcaaacttggtgtcatcaaactgcatttgttttgaataggcaccctctagCAGAtgaaaaagttgcatagtgcacctttaagtgccGAATGTTAACAAAACGggcatttgatgcagtttcactcactgacaaaacacacttgcagaactcctgCACAACCTCCTGAACAAGATGATATTTCCCTCAAAACCAAAAACACTTCTTTACACTTTCCAAAACGTATTtaaatcctgaaggagtgtatttggcacagaaatacgtCATATGTCCAAAGTGATTTTGttttttggccatgtttagcattaGAATCCAACCTTGAATTTGTTTCTCTATATATAATGGATGTCAATAGttactaaaatgttttttttttaaccaaatttgTTAACCAAATTTGTCTGAtgcttggaacaacatgagtgtgagtaaatgatgacagaaactCTTTAAGCAGGGGTGCACTAACCTGTTCCTGGAGATCCACCTACCTGTAGAGTTCAGATCCAACACTGGTCAAACACACCTGACTGTAATTATCAAGTGCTCCTGAACAGGGCTTTTCAATTCCAGTCCTGCGACTCCCCGCTCTGTATGTCTCTTATCTGACACACCTGTTTCAGATTATTGGCATGTTAGAATAACCATAACCTAGGGTGAATCCTAATTGACAGGTTCCCTACGTGTACTGCTCCCTACTCTCTGAGCACAGGATAAGCCTAAAGTTCACTTACCAAAATGTGTTAATTCACAACACACTGCAATCTCATCAAACACATGAAACTTGATGAGACGAAAGCCACATTAATTATAGTGGTTATAGGTTGTTTgccataatatatattttttatttatataatatacatattataCATTTCTAATCTGTCAAATTCAAAACCCCTAAACTGAATTATAAATGGTATGTTGCAATcatgtttaatataaaaatatacaatttgGTAATGtcgttttatcatatttaaccTTTAATAATGAAAGTTGAGCATCTATTGCACTTTACATCGACaaacagcagcacacaaacacacctgccACACCTGCTTGCACCATTTTAAGCCCACTTTGCAGTGTACATATGGTCGAATGGAACCCACCCCTCAACTGAGTGTGTCAGATGGGCTGTGTTCAAATCCCTCATTCACTATACTCTACATCACTCCATTAATATAGtacacttgaaggagtgaaagCGAGTGAGTAAATTCACTTTTGCTTAGTTTGTGCTTGCTGttaaataatcatttgaaaACTGGCAGCTCCAGTAGTAAAATTAAAAGATTTATCTTGAACTGTCATGAAACTAGCATGCATAAACCTCTTTTAAACTCTTTAATTATCAAGTAGATGCCT encodes:
- the sh3glb1b gene encoding endophilin-B1b isoform X1; translation: MEFNVRQLAADAGTFLSRAVQFTEEKFGQAEKTELDAHLETLLIRAESTKHWTEKIMKQTEVVLQPNPNVRMEGFLYEKLDKKVPTRANNHELLGECLIDSGHEFGPGTAYGSALIKCGETEKLLGSAEKEFIHSSAINFLTPFRNFIEGDFKTISKERKLLQNKRLDLDAAKNRMKKARVADARSAELNSSSPLGEEYVAHFSYMLSFLHVRWLKLWAEEVQQAETELRIAQSEFDRQAEITRLLLEGIGSTHAHHLHCLNDFVDAQAAYYGQCYQYMVNLQKQLGSFPSTFSNNNQPASSSSASVSVPSAPPAASLPAPPPSQASPALNELRSTSGTRKARVLYDYDAAGSSELSLLADEVITVSSVPGMDSDWLMGQRGNQKGKVPITYLELLN
- the sh3glb1b gene encoding endophilin-B1b isoform X2: MEFNVRQLAADAGTFLSRAVQFTEEKFGQAEKTELDAHLETLLIRAESTKHWTEKIMKQTEVVLQPNPNVRMEGFLYEKLDKKVPTRANNHELLGECLIDSGHEFGPGTAYGSALIKCGETEKLLGSAEKEFIHSSAINFLTPFRNFIEGDFKTISKERKLLQNKRLDLDAAKNRMKKARVADARSAAETELRIAQSEFDRQAEITRLLLEGIGSTHAHHLHCLNDFVDAQAAYYGQCYQYMVNLQKQLGSFPSTFSNNNQPASSSSASVSVPSAPPAASLPAPPPSQASPALNELRSTSGTRKARVLYDYDAAGSSELSLLADEVITVSSVPGMDSDWLMGQRGNQKGKVPITYLELLN